The Natrinema sp. HArc-T2 genome has a segment encoding these proteins:
- the thsB gene encoding thermosome subunit beta: MQQGQPMIVMSEDSQRVKDKDAQDYNISAARAVAEAVRSTLGPKGMDKMLVDSMGSVTITNDGVTILKEMDIDNPTAEMIIEVAETQEDEAGDGTTTAVAIAGELLKNAEDLLEQDIHPTAIIKGFHLASEQAREEIDDIATDIDTSDEEVLRKTAETSMTGKGTEVNKEYLAELIVEAVRQVTVENEDGENVVDLEFLNIETQTGRSAGESDLLEGGIVDKDPVHDNMPTSAEDADILLLNEAIEVEETDIDTEVSVTDPDQLQQFLDREEKQLQAKVDHIADLGADVVFCQKGIDDLAQHYLAKEGILAVRRAKKSDLEFLKEVVEANIVSDLESAEEADLGFGDVTRDDEDELFYVEGEDAHGVTLLLRGSTDHVVDELERGVNDALDVVAQTVSDGRVLAGGGAIEVELASRLRDYADSVSGREQLAVEAFADSLELVPRVLAENAGLDSIDTLVDLRSAHDDGDVEAGLNVFTGDVEDTFEAGVVEPAHAKEQAVTSAAEAANLVLKIDDIISAGDLSTDKGDDEEGAPGAGGMGGMGGGMGGMM, translated from the coding sequence ATGCAGCAGGGTCAGCCGATGATCGTAATGAGCGAGGACTCCCAGCGCGTCAAGGACAAGGACGCGCAGGACTACAACATCAGCGCCGCCCGTGCGGTCGCTGAAGCAGTCCGTTCGACACTCGGCCCGAAAGGGATGGACAAGATGCTCGTCGACTCCATGGGATCGGTGACGATCACCAACGACGGCGTCACTATCCTCAAGGAGATGGACATCGACAACCCGACGGCCGAGATGATCATCGAAGTCGCCGAAACGCAGGAAGACGAGGCCGGCGACGGCACCACGACGGCCGTCGCGATCGCCGGTGAACTCCTCAAGAACGCTGAGGACCTGCTCGAGCAGGACATCCACCCGACGGCGATCATCAAGGGCTTCCACCTCGCCAGCGAGCAGGCCCGCGAGGAGATCGACGACATCGCGACCGACATCGACACCAGCGACGAGGAAGTCCTCCGCAAGACCGCCGAAACCTCGATGACCGGCAAGGGCACCGAGGTCAACAAGGAGTATCTCGCCGAGCTTATCGTCGAGGCCGTCCGGCAGGTCACCGTCGAGAACGAAGACGGCGAGAACGTCGTCGACCTCGAGTTCTTAAACATCGAGACCCAGACCGGTCGTAGCGCCGGCGAGTCCGATCTGCTCGAGGGCGGCATCGTCGACAAGGACCCCGTCCACGACAACATGCCCACGTCGGCCGAGGACGCCGACATCCTGCTGCTCAACGAGGCCATCGAGGTCGAGGAAACCGACATCGATACCGAGGTCTCCGTCACCGACCCCGACCAGCTCCAGCAGTTCCTCGACCGCGAGGAGAAACAGCTTCAGGCAAAAGTCGACCACATCGCCGACCTCGGTGCTGACGTCGTCTTCTGCCAGAAGGGCATCGACGACCTCGCCCAGCACTACCTCGCCAAGGAAGGCATCCTCGCCGTCCGCCGCGCGAAGAAGTCCGACCTCGAGTTCCTCAAGGAAGTCGTCGAGGCAAACATCGTCTCCGACCTCGAGAGCGCCGAGGAAGCCGACCTCGGCTTCGGTGACGTGACCCGCGACGACGAGGACGAACTGTTCTACGTCGAGGGCGAGGACGCCCACGGCGTTACCCTCCTGCTGCGTGGTTCGACCGACCACGTCGTCGACGAACTCGAGCGTGGCGTCAACGACGCGCTCGACGTCGTCGCCCAGACCGTCTCCGACGGTCGCGTCCTCGCCGGCGGCGGTGCCATCGAGGTCGAACTCGCCTCGCGACTCCGTGACTACGCTGACTCGGTCTCCGGTCGCGAGCAGCTCGCCGTCGAAGCCTTCGCCGACTCGCTCGAGCTCGTCCCACGCGTGCTCGCCGAGAACGCGGGTCTCGACTCGATCGACACGCTGGTCGACCTGCGCTCGGCCCACGACGACGGCGACGTCGAAGCCGGCCTGAACGTCTTCACGGGCGACGTCGAGGACACCTTCGAGGCTGGCGTCGTCGAACCGGCCCACGCCAAGGAACAGGCTGTCACCTCCGCTGCCGAAGCGGCCAACCTCGTGCTCAAAATCGACGACATCATCTCCGCCGGTGACCTGTCGACCGACAAGGGCGACGACGAGGAAGGCGCACCCGGTGCCGGCGGCATGGGCGGCATGGGTGGCGGCATGGGCGGCATGATGTAA
- a CDS encoding PrsW family intramembrane metalloprotease — MQRSRDPVEQAEDRRGDGTVDLYDISTWEPRSAVDLLAYTLYSTVRYGLRALVLLTAIAITVSLLISPAAIVLEDPFVAIFFGLSVVPAGLLATYIWYADITTSEPLGLLVVTFLLAVLFATFAALINSLSQVALGFGSGVLFFYLIVGPVEETVKLLAVYVFAYRSSSFTAVIDGAVYGAVAGLGFAAIENAIYISRVIGEASPEVNLFVTASGIATVRALAGPGHVIYSAIAGYYLGLAKFNREYAGPIVLKGLLVAAFVHGTYNVTVGIVPQFLAGLLPVGYGVAFVGYVIGYDVTVGYYLYRKLARYRDAYLTLSDDGADTPRPELTEFEPPQR; from the coding sequence ATGCAGCGCAGTCGCGATCCGGTCGAGCAGGCCGAGGATCGACGCGGCGACGGAACGGTCGATCTCTACGACATCTCGACGTGGGAGCCACGGTCAGCCGTCGATTTGCTCGCGTACACACTCTACAGTACGGTTCGCTACGGACTCCGTGCGCTCGTCTTGCTGACCGCCATCGCGATCACCGTCTCGTTGCTGATCTCGCCGGCCGCGATCGTCCTCGAGGATCCGTTCGTCGCAATCTTCTTCGGGCTCTCGGTCGTGCCCGCGGGGTTGCTCGCAACATATATTTGGTATGCAGATATCACGACGAGCGAACCGCTTGGATTGCTCGTCGTGACCTTTCTCCTTGCGGTCCTGTTCGCGACGTTCGCGGCCCTCATCAACTCGCTCAGTCAGGTTGCCCTCGGCTTCGGCAGCGGTGTACTCTTTTTCTACCTGATCGTCGGCCCCGTCGAAGAGACGGTCAAACTCCTCGCCGTCTACGTGTTTGCCTATCGGAGCAGTAGCTTCACCGCCGTCATCGACGGGGCGGTCTACGGGGCCGTCGCCGGGCTTGGCTTTGCAGCCATCGAAAACGCCATCTACATCAGCCGGGTTATCGGTGAAGCGAGTCCCGAAGTAAACCTCTTCGTCACCGCAAGCGGGATCGCGACGGTCCGTGCGCTAGCCGGACCCGGCCACGTCATCTACTCGGCGATCGCGGGCTACTACCTTGGCTTAGCGAAGTTCAACCGGGAGTACGCCGGCCCGATCGTTCTCAAAGGACTCCTCGTCGCCGCGTTCGTCCACGGCACGTACAACGTCACGGTCGGCATCGTTCCACAGTTCCTCGCGGGTCTCCTGCCCGTCGGCTACGGCGTCGCATTCGTGGGCTACGTGATCGGCTACGACGTCACCGTCGGATACTACCTCTATCGAAAACTCGCCCGCTATCGAGACGCCTATCTGACGCTCAGTGACGACGGCGCCGACACGCCGCGTCCGGAGCTGACGGAATTCGAGCCGCCACAGCGCTGA
- the lrp gene encoding HTH-type transcriptional regulator Lrp, translated as MTYENLDAKLVNALLGDGRASLRSLAEELDVSVTTVSNHLSDLEDDGVIEGYTPRVDYDAVGYDVTAVIQLQVEGNALPDVTDTLRDHRQMTSVYEVTGDYDVIAIGKFEDTDGMNDQIKELLTDPDIKASNTSVVLNAVSENEQFELEVDEEA; from the coding sequence ATGACGTACGAAAATCTCGATGCAAAACTAGTGAATGCACTTCTCGGCGACGGTCGGGCGAGCCTGCGCAGCCTCGCCGAGGAGCTCGACGTCTCCGTGACGACCGTCTCGAATCACCTCTCCGATCTCGAGGACGACGGTGTCATCGAGGGCTACACGCCCCGCGTCGATTACGATGCGGTTGGCTACGACGTAACCGCCGTCATTCAACTCCAAGTCGAGGGGAACGCGCTGCCCGACGTCACCGACACGCTGCGCGACCACCGCCAGATGACCAGCGTCTACGAGGTCACCGGCGACTACGACGTGATCGCCATCGGCAAGTTCGAAGACACCGACGGCATGAACGATCAGATCAAAGAGCTGCTGACCGACCCCGACATCAAAGCCTCGAACACCAGCGTCGTGTTGAACGCCGTGAGCGAGAACGAACAGTTCGAACTCGAGGTCGACGAGGAAGCGTAA
- a CDS encoding DUF402 domain-containing protein — MTTARVRGIYTTAVTQLLSEAGYEVVQASDPIQERFDQSFDTVPADVSIETTRDRQGVEVSGDVDAVTTAAGKLESLAIDTFRWDDEVARGAVFDAEVLEADGGSGAVVDLGDGRRGYLSYDDVDGYVDAGNRYRVQVTEPTPPWDDDRPRVQPILEVQGGLCALSRDRTGVSAAMRGERADELVGMTDLLSVEIPDGWGVRWQHAAVDADLEAMGTALEDAAGRARLLEDALADASDQPGEPALLAAPQRTAWVRFGRQSRFALDGVRRRVETTMPGHHRTKAADQAASAAVDFAEAVCEPTDDAADGDDFPFAAVTRQFGPTTGDRLEIGHGKPDGRRISLGRGEVTHWDPEGKITLERSMRGGGSYDALGTPKDDGDVAVTKFREGRWWYPTTYKAADGTSKGTYVNVCTPVELFPDCVRYVDLYVDVIRRPDGAVEIVDADELEAAVADGLVSDELAEKAMDVANAVERALS; from the coding sequence ATGACGACGGCTCGCGTCCGCGGGATCTATACGACCGCGGTCACGCAATTATTGAGCGAGGCCGGCTACGAGGTCGTCCAGGCCTCCGACCCGATTCAGGAGCGGTTCGACCAGTCGTTCGACACCGTCCCGGCAGATGTTTCGATCGAAACCACCCGCGACCGGCAGGGTGTCGAGGTGTCGGGCGACGTCGATGCGGTCACGACAGCCGCAGGCAAACTCGAGAGCCTCGCCATCGATACCTTCCGCTGGGACGACGAGGTTGCTCGTGGCGCGGTCTTCGACGCCGAGGTGCTCGAGGCCGATGGCGGCAGCGGTGCCGTCGTCGATCTCGGCGACGGTCGGCGCGGCTATCTCAGCTACGACGACGTCGACGGCTACGTCGACGCCGGCAACCGCTACCGGGTGCAAGTCACCGAGCCCACGCCGCCGTGGGACGACGATCGGCCGCGAGTACAGCCGATCCTCGAGGTGCAGGGTGGGCTCTGTGCCCTTTCGCGTGACCGAACCGGCGTCTCGGCGGCGATGCGCGGCGAGCGTGCGGACGAACTCGTCGGCATGACCGATCTGCTCTCGGTCGAGATTCCTGACGGGTGGGGAGTCCGCTGGCAACACGCCGCGGTCGATGCGGACCTCGAGGCAATGGGGACCGCCCTTGAGGACGCGGCCGGTCGCGCACGTCTGCTCGAGGATGCCCTCGCCGACGCGTCCGACCAGCCGGGCGAGCCGGCGCTTCTCGCTGCCCCCCAGCGAACCGCGTGGGTCCGGTTTGGCCGCCAGTCCCGGTTCGCGCTCGATGGGGTGCGCCGGCGCGTGGAGACGACGATGCCCGGCCATCACCGGACGAAGGCAGCCGACCAGGCTGCGAGCGCAGCGGTGGATTTCGCAGAGGCGGTCTGTGAGCCGACCGACGATGCCGCAGATGGCGATGACTTCCCGTTTGCAGCCGTCACGCGCCAGTTCGGCCCTACAACTGGCGATCGCCTCGAGATCGGTCACGGCAAACCCGACGGGCGACGTATCTCGCTCGGCCGCGGCGAGGTCACCCACTGGGATCCCGAGGGCAAGATCACCCTCGAGCGCTCGATGCGCGGCGGCGGCAGCTACGACGCGCTCGGGACTCCCAAGGACGACGGCGATGTGGCAGTGACGAAGTTCCGCGAAGGACGGTGGTGGTATCCGACGACCTACAAGGCCGCCGACGGCACGTCGAAGGGAACCTACGTCAACGTCTGTACCCCGGTCGAACTCTTCCCGGATTGTGTGCGGTACGTCGACCTCTACGTCGACGTGATCCGCCGGCCCGACGGGGCGGTCGAAATCGTCGACGCGGACGAACTCGAGGCCGCCGTCGCAGACGGGTTAGTGTCCGACGAGCTGGCCGAAAAAGCGATGGACGTCGCGAACGCCGTCGAGCGTGCACTCTCGTAG
- a CDS encoding helix-turn-helix domain-containing protein — MSEEVDVETIGTLLEDPTVRTILTKTSQEPMSATTLSEHCEASKPTVYRRLEDLRECGLLVERTKPDPDRGHHRTVYATNLERITVELEGGGLTLHIDRREDIADRFTRLIEGM, encoded by the coding sequence GTGAGTGAGGAGGTCGACGTCGAGACGATCGGGACCTTGCTCGAGGACCCGACAGTGCGTACGATCCTCACCAAGACAAGCCAGGAACCCATGTCAGCGACCACGTTGAGCGAGCACTGTGAGGCGTCGAAACCCACGGTGTACCGGCGGTTAGAGGACCTCCGCGAGTGTGGTCTCCTCGTCGAACGGACCAAACCAGATCCCGACCGGGGCCACCACCGAACCGTCTACGCGACGAATCTCGAGCGGATCACGGTCGAACTCGAGGGCGGCGGACTGACGCTGCACATCGACCGCCGCGAAGACATCGCCGACCGCTTTACGAGACTCATCGAGGGGATGTAA
- a CDS encoding riboflavin synthase — protein MFTGIVEETGEIVARERTDDGLRLRIGADEVATELEHGQSISVSGACLTVERYEEGTWFEVFLATETIERTYLGDLETGDTVNLERAMPADGRFDGHVVQGHVDAVATVRNVESVEEDWFFEFELPEGYDRYVVEKGSITLDGISLTVADLDAEAGRVTVAIIPTTYELTTLSEKEPGDPVHLEVDVLAKYVERLLEARFEDR, from the coding sequence ATGTTTACGGGGATCGTCGAAGAGACCGGCGAGATCGTCGCCCGAGAGCGAACCGACGACGGCCTCCGACTGCGGATCGGGGCCGACGAGGTCGCGACGGAACTCGAGCACGGCCAGAGCATCAGCGTCAGCGGCGCGTGTCTCACCGTCGAGCGATACGAGGAGGGAACGTGGTTCGAGGTCTTCCTGGCGACCGAGACCATCGAGCGGACGTATCTGGGCGACCTCGAGACGGGCGACACGGTCAACCTCGAGCGGGCGATGCCGGCCGACGGTCGGTTCGACGGCCACGTCGTGCAGGGTCACGTCGACGCGGTCGCGACAGTACGGAACGTTGAATCGGTCGAGGAAGACTGGTTCTTCGAGTTCGAGCTGCCGGAGGGGTACGACCGCTACGTCGTCGAGAAGGGGTCGATCACGCTCGATGGGATCAGCCTGACCGTCGCCGACCTCGACGCGGAGGCCGGACGTGTCACCGTCGCGATCATCCCGACGACCTACGAGCTGACGACACTCTCCGAGAAGGAGCCCGGCGATCCGGTTCACCTCGAGGTCGACGTGCTCGCGAAGTACGTCGAACGGCTGCTCGAGGCACGATTTGAAGACCGCTGA
- a CDS encoding NUDIX domain-containing protein, with protein sequence MTDATYVQKACAYITRRPGELLVFEGPGHDGLQIPKGTLEPGESPREALFREVREESGLGTLSDTRHLTTDVWTRRAGRRYVRHFFHATVYEPRDRWTHTVSDGGAEHGAMFSFRWVRPTTAQPFALELDAYVDLLPTVSRTDEVSSASD encoded by the coding sequence ATGACTGACGCCACGTACGTCCAGAAGGCGTGTGCCTACATCACCCGCAGACCGGGCGAACTCCTGGTCTTCGAAGGGCCGGGCCACGACGGCCTGCAGATTCCGAAAGGAACCCTCGAGCCCGGCGAGTCACCCCGGGAGGCGCTGTTCAGAGAGGTCCGCGAGGAGAGCGGACTCGGCACGCTGAGTGACACCCGCCATCTGACGACCGACGTCTGGACACGGCGCGCGGGCAGACGGTACGTCCGCCACTTCTTCCATGCGACGGTGTACGAGCCTCGCGACCGGTGGACCCACACTGTCAGCGACGGCGGGGCCGAACACGGCGCGATGTTTTCGTTCCGCTGGGTCCGACCGACGACCGCCCAGCCGTTCGCGCTCGAGCTCGACGCGTACGTCGACCTGCTGCCGACCGTGTCCCGAACCGACGAGGTCTCGAGTGCATCGGACTGA
- a CDS encoding aldo/keto reductase: MQHSELGESGVEVSEVGFGAWVVGTDWWGDRSEDDAIEMVQYAVDQGITYFDTGDVYGHGRSEELLGQALAEVRDEVTVATKVGYDFYNNPQAGHGELPKEMGPEYLREAVEKSLERLEMDSVDVLQLHNADTDEITPDVLEVFDELEEEGKIDATGLALGPSIGWLAEGDLAIEEEFDSVQLVWNVLEQEVGNHFLETIERTGSSTSLIPRVPHSSGILNEQVTPDTELGEGDHRGFRPDEWYETGWEKIEKLRFLERDGERTMGQASIAWLLSHDPVASVTPTFRTKADIDEWAAASDVPKLSDEEMDRVAELYENDFGIDRDDGMDALRSSVDGEDIESAGLDKLAAD, encoded by the coding sequence ATGCAACACAGCGAACTCGGTGAGTCCGGAGTCGAGGTCAGCGAGGTTGGCTTCGGCGCGTGGGTCGTCGGTACTGACTGGTGGGGCGACCGTTCGGAAGACGACGCCATCGAGATGGTTCAGTACGCCGTCGATCAGGGCATTACCTACTTCGACACGGGTGACGTCTACGGTCACGGTCGCAGCGAGGAACTGCTCGGGCAGGCCCTCGCGGAGGTCCGCGACGAGGTCACCGTCGCAACCAAGGTCGGCTACGACTTCTACAACAACCCACAGGCCGGCCACGGCGAACTCCCCAAGGAGATGGGCCCCGAGTATCTCCGAGAGGCCGTCGAGAAGAGCCTCGAGCGCCTCGAGATGGACTCCGTCGACGTGCTCCAACTGCACAACGCCGACACGGACGAGATCACGCCCGACGTCCTCGAGGTGTTCGACGAACTCGAAGAAGAGGGCAAGATCGACGCTACCGGCCTCGCGCTGGGTCCCTCGATCGGCTGGCTCGCCGAGGGCGACCTCGCGATCGAAGAGGAGTTCGACTCCGTGCAACTCGTCTGGAACGTCTTAGAGCAGGAGGTCGGCAACCACTTCCTCGAGACGATCGAGCGAACCGGCTCGTCGACCAGCCTGATCCCCCGCGTGCCCCACTCTTCGGGCATCCTGAACGAGCAGGTCACGCCCGATACCGAACTCGGCGAGGGCGACCACCGCGGCTTCCGTCCCGACGAGTGGTACGAGACCGGCTGGGAGAAGATCGAGAAACTGCGCTTCCTCGAACGTGACGGCGAACGCACGATGGGACAGGCCTCGATCGCGTGGCTGCTCTCCCACGACCCCGTCGCGAGCGTGACCCCGACGTTCCGCACGAAAGCGGACATCGACGAGTGGGCGGCCGCGAGCGACGTGCCAAAGCTCTCCGACGAAGAAATGGATCGCGTCGCGGAGCTCTACGAGAACGACTTCGGCATCGACCGCGACGACGGGATGGACGCGCTGCGCTCGTCGGTCGACGGCGAGGACATCGAGTCCGCCGGACTGGACAAGCTCGCGGCTGACTGA
- a CDS encoding PAS domain-containing sensor histidine kinase, protein MSHQSRQRYEAICEASPDAILLVDTDGRITYANARVTDLFGYEPPELVGEPIEILVPEAVRDEHVAQRDAYITAPETRPMGVNLELSGRQKDGSKLPVDISLSPIETNGRREFMAVVRDISEQKALRTKYQTILEAVPDAVFVADAETGEIIEVNQQVTELTGYEPNELVGEPQSALHPSGEEASYRELFETHVGSGQSIFTQFPDGSDIYVETKDGNRVSVEINAHVFELQERQHVVGVFRNVTARKEYERQLQALHTATRWLMEADDRTEIAQLIADAASKILGYKHNVVRLVVDDAYLHPVAVTEQAESEMGDRPDYPLDGDAPVSRAFQRGEPIRYENLQSLEDDHDRGEAHSAMYLPLGDHGVISIVDSDIDAFDQSDVELAFVLSLNAEIALNRLAYEQELERQNDRLDEFARVVAHDLRNPLNVAQGLVATAQTDADLEQPDDLETVLDRMAGIIDDVLTMVRCGYDLESVDALSFGDVVTTCWDTVATADASLQIDSDGQFFADESRIRNLFENLFRNSVEHGSTSPASNTRQDATEHDGDGVTVTVGLGDDGFYVADDGPGIPPDERDRVLEPGWTTNPDGTGLGLNIVREIAQAHEWDVTVTESAAGGARFEFSGVRTAVGDESVTPQS, encoded by the coding sequence ATGTCACACCAATCGAGACAGCGATACGAAGCGATCTGTGAAGCCTCTCCCGATGCTATCCTCCTCGTCGATACCGATGGCCGGATTACCTACGCGAATGCACGTGTGACTGACCTGTTCGGGTACGAGCCGCCCGAACTCGTCGGTGAGCCGATCGAAATTCTCGTTCCGGAGGCTGTCCGAGACGAGCACGTCGCCCAACGCGACGCGTACATCACTGCCCCCGAAACTCGTCCGATGGGCGTCAATCTCGAGCTCTCAGGCCGACAAAAGGACGGTTCGAAGCTTCCAGTCGACATCAGCCTGAGTCCGATCGAGACGAACGGGCGACGCGAATTCATGGCCGTCGTCCGGGACATCAGCGAGCAGAAAGCGCTGCGGACGAAATATCAGACTATCCTCGAGGCAGTGCCGGATGCGGTCTTTGTCGCGGACGCGGAAACGGGCGAAATCATCGAGGTGAACCAGCAGGTGACAGAACTCACCGGATACGAGCCGAATGAGCTCGTCGGCGAGCCGCAATCGGCCCTCCATCCGTCGGGTGAGGAAGCGTCCTACCGTGAGCTCTTCGAAACGCACGTCGGTTCCGGCCAGTCGATCTTCACACAGTTTCCGGACGGCTCCGACATCTACGTCGAAACGAAAGACGGCAACCGGGTCTCGGTTGAGATCAACGCTCACGTCTTCGAACTGCAGGAGCGACAGCACGTCGTGGGTGTCTTCCGGAACGTGACGGCCCGCAAGGAGTACGAGCGACAGCTCCAGGCACTTCACACGGCGACGCGCTGGCTGATGGAGGCAGACGACCGAACGGAGATCGCACAACTCATCGCCGATGCTGCGAGTAAGATTCTCGGCTACAAGCACAACGTCGTTCGACTCGTCGTCGACGACGCGTATCTGCATCCGGTCGCCGTCACCGAGCAAGCGGAATCGGAGATGGGTGACCGGCCCGATTATCCGCTCGATGGAGATGCTCCCGTCAGCCGCGCGTTCCAACGTGGCGAGCCGATTCGATACGAGAACCTCCAGTCGCTCGAGGACGATCACGACCGCGGCGAGGCACACTCCGCGATGTATCTCCCGCTCGGCGACCATGGCGTTATCAGTATCGTCGATTCCGACATCGACGCGTTCGACCAGTCGGACGTAGAACTCGCGTTCGTGTTGTCGCTGAACGCCGAAATTGCGCTCAACCGACTCGCGTACGAACAGGAACTCGAGCGTCAGAACGACCGCTTAGACGAGTTCGCACGCGTCGTCGCCCACGACCTTCGCAACCCCCTCAACGTCGCCCAGGGGCTTGTCGCGACCGCACAAACGGACGCCGACCTCGAACAGCCCGACGACCTCGAAACCGTCCTCGATCGGATGGCGGGAATCATCGACGACGTGTTGACGATGGTTCGGTGTGGGTACGACCTCGAGTCGGTCGACGCACTCTCGTTCGGTGACGTCGTTACGACCTGCTGGGACACTGTGGCGACAGCCGACGCCTCGCTGCAGATCGACTCCGATGGGCAGTTTTTCGCCGACGAGAGTCGTATCCGGAACCTGTTCGAGAACCTGTTTCGAAACTCCGTCGAGCACGGCTCGACGAGCCCTGCCTCGAACACTCGGCAGGACGCCACCGAGCACGATGGCGACGGCGTCACCGTCACCGTCGGACTCGGCGACGACGGGTTTTACGTCGCGGACGACGGCCCGGGTATCCCGCCGGACGAGCGCGACCGCGTCCTCGAGCCCGGCTGGACCACGAACCCCGACGGAACCGGGCTCGGCCTGAATATCGTCCGCGAAATCGCACAGGCCCACGAGTGGGACGTCACCGTCACCGAAAGCGCAGCCGGCGGCGCGCGATTCGAGTTCTCCGGCGTGCGCACCGCCGTCGGTGACGAGTCGGTCACACCACAATCCTGA
- a CDS encoding zinc ribbon domain-containing protein: MTAYEFTCPDCQRSITVTDPMRAATLANGCPVCGRSVTESNFAL; the protein is encoded by the coding sequence ATGACAGCATACGAGTTTACCTGCCCGGACTGCCAACGGTCGATTACGGTGACCGACCCGATGCGAGCGGCGACGCTGGCCAACGGCTGCCCGGTCTGTGGCCGATCAGTGACAGAAAGCAATTTCGCACTCTGA
- a CDS encoding acyltransferase: MTKRYVSLPEEAETGMREFIDEVDRRLSSDEDTCSVVEDVLIDLSGDREAYERWQDGESVPPAERIRLQSYDPCNTTLESEYYAEKDEEAFRESKHLQWLWRQFDSLPIADNVEFALRFRRMLADHLFEECGENCRFFKGITFTYGHNITIGDNTVVHDDVHLDDRGKLTIGDRVSISDGVHIYSHDHDVVDQTEVRNYHTTIEDDVRLTYDAMVRAGCKVGENAVVGARGIVQNDIPAHHIAIGMPAKSVKIKPGWEDVATPIDDAGVNRQEERHLEYDLPDDLEVFDEFGRDLQPPQ; encoded by the coding sequence ATGACAAAGCGGTACGTGTCGCTCCCCGAGGAGGCAGAAACGGGGATGCGCGAGTTCATCGATGAGGTCGATCGACGGCTCTCGAGCGACGAAGACACCTGCTCGGTCGTCGAGGACGTCCTGATCGACCTCTCGGGCGACCGCGAGGCCTACGAGCGCTGGCAGGACGGCGAGTCGGTGCCGCCTGCCGAGCGCATTCGCCTGCAAAGCTACGATCCCTGTAACACGACCTTAGAGAGCGAGTACTACGCCGAGAAAGACGAGGAGGCGTTCCGGGAGTCGAAACACCTCCAGTGGCTCTGGCGGCAGTTCGACAGCCTCCCGATCGCGGACAACGTCGAGTTCGCGCTCCGATTCCGGCGGATGCTCGCGGACCACCTCTTCGAGGAGTGTGGCGAGAACTGCCGCTTTTTCAAGGGCATTACGTTCACATACGGGCACAATATCACGATCGGCGACAACACCGTCGTTCACGACGATGTCCACCTGGATGACCGCGGGAAACTCACCATCGGCGACCGCGTTTCGATCTCCGATGGCGTACACATCTACAGTCACGACCACGACGTCGTCGACCAGACCGAGGTCCGCAACTACCACACCACTATCGAGGACGACGTTCGGCTGACCTACGACGCAATGGTTCGTGCGGGCTGTAAGGTCGGCGAGAACGCCGTCGTCGGCGCACGCGGCATCGTCCAGAACGATATCCCTGCCCACCACATCGCCATCGGAATGCCCGCCAAAAGCGTCAAAATCAAACCCGGCTGGGAAGACGTCGCGACGCCCATTGACGACGCCGGCGTCAATCGCCAAGAAGAACGCCACCTCGAGTACGACCTGCCCGACGACCTCGAGGTCTTCGATGAGTTTGGTCGTGACTTACAGCCACCCCAGTAG